Proteins found in one Dendrosporobacter quercicolus genomic segment:
- a CDS encoding glutamate synthase-related protein: MEAIRSQDITVNDLNFKIQYHYDRCTMCGSCVAACTFNAIEAVMERRSVTISTGSQPEPVEQHRAVPVIRQKAAIANACVGCGMCEKICPNKAIRPVRNEDTRHNLLARSGGSPLKRGGRTNLNAQRTLDNVIIGRISQMTDPSLDSERHTFDILAPFGRVLLPQELPLAADGGELKITAKTPPVHWIYPVIFSDMSIGALSTRAWEAVALATAYLNEKHNLPVRMSSGEGGMPVKLMESEQLKYMILQIASGHFGWNRIIKAMPRMKVDPAGILIKIGQGAKPGDGGLLPAAKVAEHVQAIRGVPKADLNSPPNHQGLYSIEESVQKMHLSLNAAFGFRVPVAIKCAASATSVSVYNNLLRDPYRICGGFFIDGIQGGTGAANEVSLDHTGHPVVSKMRECYLAAVKQGRQGQIPLWAGGGIGLTGNAAADAFKMICLGANGVFIGKILIQLLGCVGNERGRCNSCSTGKCPTGICTQDPRLVKRLDIDKGAQNIVDYMLALDSELRKLMAPIGNSSLPVGRSDALVTTDYAVSNKLGIQYVC; encoded by the coding sequence ATGGAAGCAATAAGGTCCCAGGATATCACCGTCAATGATCTTAATTTTAAAATTCAATATCATTATGACCGCTGTACCATGTGCGGCAGCTGTGTCGCCGCCTGTACCTTCAACGCGATTGAGGCGGTTATGGAGCGGCGTTCGGTTACTATATCCACCGGCAGTCAGCCTGAGCCGGTGGAACAGCACCGGGCCGTACCGGTAATCCGGCAAAAGGCGGCTATCGCCAATGCCTGCGTAGGCTGCGGGATGTGTGAGAAAATATGTCCCAATAAAGCCATCCGGCCGGTCCGCAATGAAGACACCAGGCACAATCTACTGGCCCGCAGCGGCGGGTCGCCGTTAAAGCGCGGCGGGCGTACCAATCTTAATGCCCAGCGGACGCTTGATAATGTAATTATTGGCCGCATTTCGCAGATGACTGACCCATCGCTGGATTCCGAGCGCCACACCTTTGATATTCTGGCGCCTTTTGGCCGGGTGCTGCTGCCGCAGGAGCTGCCTCTTGCCGCTGATGGCGGTGAGCTTAAAATAACTGCTAAAACTCCGCCGGTGCATTGGATTTATCCGGTCATTTTCAGCGATATGTCCATTGGAGCGCTGTCGACACGGGCCTGGGAAGCGGTTGCGCTGGCCACAGCTTACCTTAATGAAAAACACAACCTGCCGGTCAGAATGAGTTCGGGTGAAGGCGGTATGCCGGTCAAGCTTATGGAATCCGAACAATTAAAATATATGATTTTGCAAATTGCTTCCGGCCATTTTGGCTGGAACAGGATTATTAAAGCTATGCCCCGGATGAAAGTAGATCCGGCCGGCATTTTAATCAAAATTGGCCAGGGGGCTAAACCGGGCGACGGCGGATTGCTGCCGGCGGCAAAAGTAGCCGAACATGTTCAGGCTATTCGCGGCGTTCCCAAGGCTGATCTGAATTCCCCGCCCAATCATCAGGGACTGTACTCTATCGAAGAATCGGTGCAGAAAATGCATTTATCGTTAAATGCCGCGTTTGGGTTTAGAGTGCCGGTAGCAATCAAGTGCGCCGCTTCGGCTACCTCGGTATCGGTTTATAATAATTTGCTGCGTGATCCGTACCGGATTTGCGGCGGGTTTTTCATTGACGGCATTCAAGGCGGTACCGGCGCAGCCAATGAAGTATCGCTTGATCATACCGGCCATCCGGTGGTATCGAAAATGCGCGAATGTTATCTCGCGGCCGTTAAGCAAGGCCGCCAGGGGCAAATTCCGCTGTGGGCCGGCGGCGGGATCGGTTTAACCGGCAATGCCGCTGCTGATGCCTTTAAAATGATTTGCCTGGGCGCCAACGGCGTATTTATTGGCAAAATTCTCATTCAACTATTGGGATGCGTCGGCAATGAGCGCGGCCGTTGCAATTCCTGCTCGACAGGGAAATGCCCGACCGGTATCTGCACACAAGATCCGCGGCTGGTAAAACGGCTGGATATTGATAAAGGCGCGCAAAATATCGTTGACTACATGCTGGCGCTTGACAGTGAATTGCGCAAGCTAATGGCGCCGATTGGCAACAGTTCCTTGCCGGTAGGACGTTCCGACGCCCTGGTAACAACCGATTACGCTGTGTCCAATAAACTGGGAATTCAATATGTGTGTTAG
- a CDS encoding FAD-dependent oxidoreductase, protein MFKINTIQHNERMSTQDLLMAINEALGSGETEFFIEASGQHDIGGPLWHPEGKPLKFRVTNAGQRVGSMCLDNTEIIVEGSASADVGWLNAGGRIIVTGDAGDTAGHCAAAGTIYIGGRAGTRSGSLMKHDPLYPAPEMWVLKNVGSFSFEFMGGGIGVVCGYDSEAFDSVLGDRSCVGMVGGTLYFRGKAGGLSKKDVKITPLNSKDIAYLESKMGDFLTAVGRPELQAELSEWQDWQKAVALTYEERPKKANSDLYSFRNEQWVPGGIFNDVCTDDFAVIGLVNTGLYRQRVPVWENARYAAPCEFNCTASIPSQQRFNLLREGKIDEAYKLVLEYTPFPGSVCGAVCPNLCMDECSRKNIDISAQIGLLGRHSAAVTLAPAAAKTGKKVAVIGGGAAGLTAAWQLARKGHAVTVFEADRKMGGKMEQVIPRSRLPQETLTREIQRIADMGVEMITNYKVTTDTFAEIKAAHDAVVVTTGGHQPRVIPWPGHERLTKGLEFLKAVNRGEQPAVGRRVVIIGCGNSGMDAAVGAYQMGAEQVTCIDVQRPAAFAHEIAHVEEMGGVLLWPVLTKEITSEGIITQKGDLIPADTIIISIGESPELDFLPDGTAIERGHLVPVKNYMIHEGVFTAGDTIKPGRLVDAIGAGRDAALAADAYLAGVEHQANPKSKLPAGRLSTAYFKKCHSCELPAATEDYNRCISCGTCRDCHMCYKSCPERAISRRLLADGSFEYSSDADKCIGCGICAGICPCGIWSMYANNEPVNMYRTYHQS, encoded by the coding sequence GTGTTTAAAATAAATACCATTCAACATAATGAGCGGATGTCAACGCAGGATTTGCTGATGGCAATTAACGAGGCGTTGGGCAGTGGCGAAACGGAGTTTTTTATTGAAGCTTCCGGTCAGCATGATATTGGAGGGCCGCTCTGGCATCCGGAAGGCAAGCCCTTAAAATTCCGGGTAACCAATGCCGGCCAGCGTGTCGGGTCAATGTGCCTGGATAATACCGAAATTATTGTTGAAGGTTCGGCTTCGGCCGATGTCGGCTGGCTCAATGCCGGCGGCCGGATTATTGTCACCGGCGACGCCGGCGATACGGCCGGACATTGTGCTGCGGCCGGAACCATTTATATTGGCGGGAGAGCCGGAACCCGCTCCGGGTCGTTGATGAAGCATGACCCGCTATACCCCGCTCCGGAGATGTGGGTATTAAAGAATGTCGGCAGTTTTTCCTTTGAGTTTATGGGCGGCGGTATTGGCGTGGTTTGCGGGTATGACAGCGAAGCGTTTGATTCGGTGCTGGGAGATCGCTCGTGTGTCGGCATGGTTGGCGGTACTCTGTATTTTCGCGGTAAAGCCGGCGGCTTATCCAAGAAGGATGTAAAGATTACGCCGTTAAACAGTAAAGATATTGCTTATCTTGAGAGCAAGATGGGCGACTTTTTGACTGCGGTTGGCCGGCCCGAATTACAAGCGGAATTAAGTGAATGGCAGGACTGGCAAAAAGCTGTGGCCCTGACTTATGAAGAACGTCCGAAAAAAGCCAATTCCGATCTTTATTCTTTCCGCAATGAACAGTGGGTGCCCGGCGGAATCTTTAATGATGTCTGTACCGATGATTTCGCCGTAATCGGTCTGGTGAATACCGGACTTTACCGTCAGCGCGTACCGGTTTGGGAAAACGCCCGTTACGCCGCTCCTTGTGAATTTAATTGTACGGCGTCGATCCCATCCCAGCAGCGCTTCAATCTGCTGCGGGAAGGTAAGATTGATGAGGCGTATAAGCTGGTATTGGAATATACGCCTTTTCCCGGCTCAGTATGTGGAGCGGTGTGTCCTAACCTGTGTATGGATGAGTGCAGCCGCAAGAATATTGACATATCAGCGCAAATTGGCTTATTGGGCCGTCATTCGGCTGCGGTTACCTTAGCGCCGGCTGCTGCCAAAACCGGCAAAAAGGTTGCAGTAATTGGCGGCGGAGCCGCCGGGCTGACCGCAGCCTGGCAATTGGCCCGTAAAGGGCACGCGGTAACGGTATTTGAGGCTGACCGTAAAATGGGCGGGAAAATGGAGCAGGTGATTCCGCGGTCGCGTCTGCCGCAGGAAACGCTGACGCGGGAAATTCAGCGGATCGCCGATATGGGCGTGGAAATGATCACCAATTATAAAGTTACAACCGATACATTTGCTGAGATTAAAGCCGCACACGATGCTGTAGTGGTTACAACCGGCGGCCATCAGCCGCGGGTTATTCCCTGGCCCGGACATGAGCGCCTTACCAAAGGCCTGGAGTTTCTTAAGGCGGTAAATCGCGGCGAACAGCCGGCGGTAGGACGCAGAGTGGTTATTATTGGCTGTGGCAATTCCGGTATGGATGCCGCTGTCGGCGCTTATCAAATGGGAGCGGAGCAGGTAACGTGTATTGATGTGCAGCGTCCGGCGGCTTTTGCCCATGAGATTGCGCATGTTGAGGAAATGGGCGGAGTACTGTTATGGCCGGTTTTAACTAAGGAAATCACCAGTGAGGGAATTATTACGCAAAAGGGCGATCTTATTCCGGCTGATACGATTATCATTTCGATTGGCGAATCGCCTGAGCTGGACTTTTTGCCTGACGGTACAGCGATTGAACGGGGGCATTTGGTTCCGGTAAAGAATTATATGATTCATGAAGGCGTTTTTACCGCCGGCGATACCATTAAACCCGGCCGGCTGGTGGATGCGATCGGGGCCGGCAGGGATGCGGCTTTGGCTGCTGACGCCTATCTTGCCGGTGTTGAACATCAGGCGAACCCCAAAAGTAAATTGCCAGCCGGGAGACTGAGTACGGCTTATTTTAAAAAGTGTCACAGCTGTGAGCTGCCGGCCGCAACTGAGGATTATAACCGCTGCATAAGCTGCGGTACTTGCCGTGACTGTCATATGTGCTACAAATCCTGCCCGGAACGGGCGATTTCCCGCCGGCTGCTGGCTGATGGAAGTTTCGAATATTCCTCCGACGCCGACAAATGCATTGGCTGCGGTATTTGCGCCGGGATTTGTCCGTGCGGTATTTGGTCAATGTACGCCAACAATGAACCGGTGAATATGTACCGGACTTATCATCAGAGTTAA
- a CDS encoding ABC transporter substrate-binding protein, whose translation MSKKWVRVFLVTMLALSVLIVGCGKTTSDSNEIKIGANVELTGNVANYGQQALSGFQLAIKEANAAGGVNGKQITLVVADNKSEASEAANATTKLITQDKVVALFGPVTSSNFIAAYQVAQDNKIPAVTPSATNAKVTVDDSGKVKPYSFRACFTDSFQGTVMATFAADSLKTKTAAIFVDNSSDYSKSLAEVFEKVFTQNGGQVIAREAYLQKDSDFRAALTKLKAVNPDTIFIPGYYEEVGKIVKQARELGIAVPLLGTDGWTDGKLVEIAGADALNNSYYSNHFSVQDKDASAVNFVKAYQAEYGKEPNVFAALGYDSGLMIIDALKRAETAEPQKIRDALEQTQNFQASTGVLSLDANHNPIKTAFILQRQNGEESFKEKINP comes from the coding sequence ATGTCTAAGAAGTGGGTCAGGGTTTTTTTGGTTACTATGCTGGCGTTGAGTGTTTTGATTGTAGGCTGCGGTAAAACAACGTCGGACTCTAACGAAATTAAAATTGGCGCAAATGTCGAATTGACAGGCAATGTTGCTAACTACGGCCAGCAGGCATTAAGCGGGTTCCAGCTGGCTATTAAAGAAGCCAACGCCGCCGGCGGTGTAAATGGAAAGCAAATTACTTTAGTTGTGGCGGATAATAAGTCGGAAGCATCGGAAGCGGCCAATGCAACGACAAAATTGATCACCCAGGATAAGGTTGTTGCCCTATTCGGTCCGGTAACCAGTTCGAATTTTATTGCGGCGTATCAGGTTGCCCAGGATAATAAAATACCGGCGGTAACGCCCAGTGCCACGAATGCAAAAGTTACCGTTGATGACAGCGGTAAAGTAAAGCCTTATAGCTTCCGGGCATGCTTTACCGATTCGTTTCAGGGGACGGTTATGGCAACCTTTGCGGCAGACTCGCTGAAGACGAAAACTGCGGCGATCTTTGTTGACAACAGTTCCGATTATTCCAAGAGCCTGGCGGAAGTGTTCGAAAAAGTATTTACCCAAAATGGCGGCCAGGTAATCGCCAGAGAGGCTTATTTGCAGAAGGACAGTGATTTTAGAGCGGCGTTAACCAAGCTTAAGGCTGTAAATCCGGACACAATATTTATCCCGGGTTATTATGAAGAGGTTGGAAAAATCGTCAAACAAGCCCGTGAATTAGGGATTGCAGTCCCTTTATTGGGTACTGACGGCTGGACGGATGGCAAACTGGTGGAAATTGCCGGCGCCGATGCACTAAACAATAGCTATTACAGCAATCATTTTTCTGTTCAGGATAAAGATGCCAGTGCGGTTAATTTTGTTAAGGCTTACCAGGCCGAGTATGGCAAAGAGCCCAATGTCTTTGCAGCTTTGGGCTATGACAGCGGCTTGATGATCATCGATGCCCTCAAGCGGGCGGAAACTGCTGAGCCGCAAAAGATCAGAGATGCGCTTGAACAGACTCAGAATTTCCAGGCGAGTACTGGCGTACTGTCGTTGGATGCCAATCACAATCCAATAAAAACAGCCTTTATTTTGCAACGGCAAAATGGAGAGGAATCTTTTAAGGAAAAAATTAATCCCTGA
- a CDS encoding ABC transporter substrate-binding protein, giving the protein MFTGKMQRTLCILCAIALAAVLLTGCAGQQEDVIKLGANLEMTGNNATFGQSAANGTKLAIKEVNAKGGLLGKQLTLVIADNKSEAAEAANAMQKLITQDKVVAVIAPIASSSVIAGSQVNIDNKVLAISPTASNPKVTVDPDSGKVREYLFRAAFIDPFQGAVMANFANTSLHAKTAALYIENSSDYAKGLGQFFKETFLKNGGTIVAEEAYLAKDTDFKATLTKIKANQPDVVFVPGYYQEVGMVIKQAREMGLTVPILGGDGWDSAKLPEIAGAAALNNTFFANHYSPDDNSPAIATFVESYKKEYGQTPDAFAALAYDAAMMVMEAMKRANSADPVKIKDELAKTKNYAAVSGVITLNETHDAVKSAVIIEMKDGKQTFKEKINP; this is encoded by the coding sequence ATGTTCACTGGGAAAATGCAGAGAACACTATGCATCCTATGTGCAATTGCTTTAGCGGCAGTGCTGCTTACAGGATGCGCCGGCCAGCAGGAAGATGTAATCAAACTGGGAGCCAACCTGGAAATGACCGGCAACAATGCCACTTTTGGCCAGTCGGCTGCAAATGGCACTAAACTGGCGATAAAGGAAGTTAACGCCAAGGGCGGTTTGTTGGGTAAGCAGCTAACCCTGGTGATTGCCGATAATAAAAGTGAAGCTGCCGAGGCTGCCAATGCCATGCAGAAACTAATCACGCAGGATAAGGTTGTCGCTGTTATAGCTCCGATTGCTTCCTCCAGTGTTATTGCCGGTTCACAGGTAAATATCGACAATAAGGTATTAGCGATCAGCCCAACCGCATCCAATCCTAAGGTAACTGTCGATCCGGATAGCGGCAAGGTGCGCGAATACTTGTTCCGGGCAGCGTTTATTGATCCTTTTCAAGGGGCGGTAATGGCCAATTTTGCCAATACGTCTTTACACGCTAAAACAGCGGCATTATATATTGAAAACTCCAGCGATTATGCCAAAGGCCTAGGCCAGTTTTTTAAGGAAACTTTCCTTAAAAACGGCGGTACAATTGTGGCCGAAGAAGCCTATTTGGCCAAGGACACCGATTTTAAAGCAACCCTGACCAAGATTAAGGCCAATCAGCCCGATGTTGTATTTGTTCCCGGCTATTATCAGGAAGTCGGTATGGTGATCAAGCAGGCCCGCGAGATGGGCTTGACTGTGCCTATTTTAGGCGGGGACGGCTGGGATTCAGCCAAATTGCCGGAAATTGCCGGGGCAGCGGCTTTGAACAACACCTTTTTTGCGAACCATTATTCTCCGGACGATAACAGCCCGGCGATTGCAACTTTCGTTGAATCTTATAAAAAGGAATACGGCCAGACTCCGGATGCCTTTGCCGCTTTGGCCTACGATGCCGCAATGATGGTGATGGAGGCAATGAAACGCGCCAATAGTGCCGATCCGGTTAAAATTAAGGACGAGTTGGCTAAGACTAAGAATTATGCGGCAGTCTCAGGGGTAATTACCCTGAATGAAACGCATGATGCTGTGAAGAGCGCCGTAATTATTGAAATGAAAGACGGCAAGCAAACCTTTAAAGAAAAAATTAATCCATAA
- a CDS encoding branched-chain amino acid ABC transporter permease → MDFSSFLHQLIQQLINGLSLGSIYALIALGYTMVYGIIKLINFAHGDIYMLGAYLGFFATSVFKMPFIPALITAMAGAAIAGMIIERFAYRPLRNAPRIAVLITAIGVSLFLEYGGMWLVSPQPRTFPAVFEAQTYNIGGFIVNNQQIVILAVAVILMLVLTYVINRTKTGKAMRAVSFDADAARLMGIDVNRVISFTFGVGSALAAAAGVLVGIYYNSIDPLMGIMPGLKAFVAAVLGGIGVIPGAMAGGVILGVIEALVSGFISSTFRDAAAFAILIIILLFKPSGLFGKNVREKV, encoded by the coding sequence ATGGATTTTTCATCATTTTTGCATCAGTTAATTCAGCAGTTGATTAACGGTCTGTCGCTTGGCAGTATTTACGCATTGATTGCCCTGGGTTATACGATGGTATACGGAATCATTAAATTAATTAACTTTGCCCACGGCGATATTTACATGCTTGGCGCTTATCTTGGCTTTTTTGCCACATCGGTTTTTAAAATGCCATTTATACCTGCGCTGATTACCGCAATGGCCGGCGCTGCAATTGCCGGCATGATTATTGAAAGATTCGCCTACCGGCCGCTGCGTAATGCGCCTAGAATTGCGGTGTTAATTACCGCAATCGGGGTATCGCTGTTTTTGGAGTATGGCGGTATGTGGCTGGTTTCGCCGCAGCCGCGGACTTTTCCGGCGGTATTTGAGGCTCAGACCTATAATATTGGCGGATTTATTGTCAACAATCAACAAATCGTCATCCTGGCGGTTGCCGTTATTTTAATGTTGGTACTAACCTATGTAATCAATCGAACCAAAACCGGCAAAGCAATGCGGGCAGTTTCCTTTGATGCTGATGCGGCCCGGTTGATGGGAATTGACGTTAACCGGGTAATTTCCTTTACCTTTGGCGTTGGCTCGGCTTTAGCCGCTGCCGCGGGCGTACTGGTCGGCATTTACTATAATTCGATTGATCCCCTGATGGGAATTATGCCCGGCCTGAAGGCTTTTGTCGCCGCAGTTCTGGGCGGGATCGGCGTTATCCCCGGGGCGATGGCGGGAGGCGTTATCCTGGGGGTAATTGAAGCTTTGGTGAGTGGATTTATTTCTTCCACGTTCCGGGATGCCGCAGCCTTTGCCATTTTGATTATTATTTTGCTGTTCAAGCCTTCCGGTCTTTTTGGCAAGAACGTGCGCGAGAAAGTGTAG
- a CDS encoding branched-chain amino acid ABC transporter permease, with protein MRAKTKTDLLSLLVCVAVFAVLQTLMEFDVIGSFWQLNMVLIGINIILATSLNLINGFTGQFSIGHAGFMAVGAYLSAVMTVKLQLPFAVAILGGAAGAGLLGFLIGLPTLRLKGDYLAIATLGLGEIIRITILNIPYVGGASGFMGIPRYTNFMWVFFLAVFTVYFIKNLINSSHGRACISVRENEIAAEAMGIDTTRYKVLAFTIGASFAGVAGALFSHYFYIAHPASFTFMRSFDILTMVVLGGLGSITGSITAAVLLTFVSAALASYPEFRMIIYSLVLIILMIYRPQGLFGNKELSLKMFSRSKGGAKHDAA; from the coding sequence ATGAGAGCAAAAACCAAGACAGACTTGCTGTCGCTGCTGGTTTGCGTGGCAGTATTTGCAGTGCTTCAGACGCTAATGGAATTCGATGTCATCGGTTCTTTCTGGCAGCTTAATATGGTACTTATTGGGATTAATATAATTCTGGCAACCAGCCTCAACCTGATTAACGGTTTCACCGGCCAGTTTTCCATCGGTCACGCCGGTTTTATGGCGGTCGGGGCCTATTTGAGCGCGGTGATGACCGTTAAGCTGCAACTGCCGTTTGCCGTAGCAATTCTCGGCGGGGCTGCTGGAGCGGGGCTGCTGGGCTTTCTTATTGGTCTGCCAACGCTGCGCCTGAAGGGCGACTATCTGGCAATTGCCACTTTGGGTTTAGGCGAAATTATCCGGATAACCATTCTGAATATTCCTTATGTCGGCGGTGCGTCCGGCTTTATGGGCATTCCCCGCTATACAAATTTTATGTGGGTATTCTTCCTGGCGGTTTTTACTGTCTACTTTATTAAAAACCTGATTAATTCCTCCCATGGCCGGGCCTGTATCTCTGTTCGCGAGAATGAAATTGCGGCTGAGGCTATGGGGATTGATACGACCCGCTATAAGGTTCTGGCGTTTACCATCGGAGCTTCCTTTGCCGGTGTCGCAGGCGCGCTTTTTTCTCATTACTTCTATATCGCGCATCCGGCTTCGTTTACGTTTATGCGGTCTTTTGACATTTTAACCATGGTGGTACTGGGCGGGCTGGGTAGCATTACCGGCTCAATCACGGCGGCTGTTTTACTGACTTTCGTTTCTGCGGCTCTGGCAAGCTATCCGGAATTCCGGATGATTATTTATTCGCTGGTGCTGATTATTTTGATGATCTATCGCCCGCAAGGCTTGTTTGGCAATAAAGAACTTAGCCTGAAAATGTTTAGTCGTTCCAAGGGAGGTGCCAAACATGACGCTGCTTAA
- a CDS encoding ABC transporter ATP-binding protein — protein MTLLKATHLSKVFGGLKAVSSFDVEINKGELVGLIGPNGAGKTTAFNLLTGVYEPTTGDIMFDGKSLVGLKPFQITQRGVARTFQNIRLFSELSVLDNVKIAYHLHVKYGLLESVLRIGRYHSEEDEIEQKAIKFLDVFKLTDKKDEIAKNLPYGEQRRLEIARALAAQPKLLLLDEPAAGMNPQETQELMNMIRWIRQEFDLTILLIEHDMSLVMGVCERIYVLEYGSIIAQGTPQEIKNNPRVIEAYLGEEVH, from the coding sequence ATGACGCTGCTTAAAGCTACGCATCTGTCGAAGGTATTTGGCGGTCTTAAAGCGGTATCCAGTTTTGACGTTGAGATCAATAAGGGCGAGCTTGTCGGCCTTATTGGACCTAATGGCGCCGGTAAAACAACAGCGTTTAATTTATTGACCGGCGTATATGAACCGACTACCGGCGATATTATGTTTGACGGTAAAAGCCTGGTCGGGCTGAAGCCTTTTCAAATTACGCAACGCGGCGTTGCCCGGACCTTCCAGAATATTCGGCTATTTTCCGAGCTTAGCGTGCTGGACAATGTTAAAATTGCCTATCATTTGCATGTTAAGTATGGCCTGCTGGAATCTGTCCTGAGAATTGGCCGGTATCATAGCGAGGAAGATGAGATCGAACAAAAGGCAATTAAATTTTTGGATGTTTTCAAATTAACCGATAAGAAGGATGAGATTGCCAAAAACCTGCCGTATGGCGAACAACGCCGGCTGGAAATCGCCAGGGCTTTGGCTGCTCAGCCGAAGCTGCTGCTGCTGGATGAACCGGCTGCCGGCATGAATCCGCAGGAAACCCAGGAACTGATGAATATGATCAGATGGATCCGCCAGGAGTTTGATTTGACAATTCTGCTGATTGAGCATGATATGAGCCTGGTAATGGGCGTCTGTGAACGCATTTATGTGTTGGAGTATGGCAGTATTATTGCCCAGGGTACACCACAGGAGATAAAAAATAATCCACGGGTTATTGAAGCTTACCTTGGGGAAGAGGTGCACTGA
- a CDS encoding ABC transporter ATP-binding protein has translation MLKIDKINVYYGAIHAIKGISLEVNQGQIVTLIGANGAGKSTILRTISGLLKPKDGSIHFEGKSIAGIPAQNIVKLGVSQVPEGRRVFADMTVLENLELGAYVRSDKKGIQEDMETVFQRFPRLKERVAQLAGTLSGGEQQMLAMGRALMSRPRLLLLDEPSMGLAPLLVKEIFSIIKDINATGTTILLVEQNANMALSIANQAYVLETGRITLAGSAKELAASEEVRKAYLGG, from the coding sequence ATGCTGAAGATTGATAAGATTAATGTCTATTATGGAGCCATTCATGCCATTAAGGGAATTAGTCTCGAAGTAAATCAAGGCCAGATCGTGACTTTAATTGGCGCGAACGGCGCCGGCAAAAGTACGATTTTACGAACAATATCCGGACTTTTAAAACCGAAAGACGGCTCAATCCATTTTGAGGGGAAAAGTATTGCCGGAATACCGGCGCAAAATATTGTGAAACTCGGTGTTTCACAGGTTCCGGAAGGGCGCCGCGTTTTTGCCGATATGACTGTTTTGGAAAATCTGGAGCTTGGCGCTTATGTCCGTTCTGATAAAAAAGGAATTCAGGAAGATATGGAAACTGTATTTCAACGGTTTCCCCGCTTGAAAGAGCGGGTTGCCCAGCTGGCCGGCACGTTAAGCGGCGGCGAGCAGCAAATGCTGGCAATGGGCCGGGCGCTGATGAGCCGTCCGCGGCTGCTGCTGCTGGATGAGCCTTCTATGGGACTCGCGCCGCTGCTGGTCAAAGAGATATTTTCAATTATTAAGGATATTAATGCCACCGGCACGACAATTTTACTTGTTGAGCAAAATGCCAATATGGCGCTTTCCATTGCCAACCAGGCTTATGTCCTGGAAACCGGCCGGATAACTCTGGCCGGCAGCGCTAAAGAGCTGGCAGCCAGCGAGGAAGTGCGCAAAGCCTATCTGGGCGGTTGA
- a CDS encoding CBS domain-containing protein, which produces MFVASRMTPDPVTITPATTVADASELMRTHKFRRLPVVADKKIVGIVTDRDLMEVSPSPATTLSIFELNYLLAKMQVKDIMTKNVVTIGVGATVEEAALVMYNNRIGGLPVVDDSGQVAGLITETDIFKCFVDIMGLPGGKTRLTIDVTDKVGVISDIAAVFTVLDVNIGSMATYTLPDGRYELVIRTDAADLDELLKRLAAKGYPVSHVVKIGS; this is translated from the coding sequence ATGTTTGTAGCTAGCAGAATGACGCCTGACCCGGTTACTATAACTCCGGCTACTACGGTGGCCGATGCGTCCGAATTAATGCGTACTCATAAATTCCGGCGGTTGCCGGTTGTCGCTGACAAAAAAATTGTTGGTATTGTAACAGATCGCGATTTAATGGAAGTATCGCCGTCTCCGGCCACAACGCTGTCTATTTTTGAATTAAACTATCTGCTGGCCAAAATGCAGGTAAAAGATATTATGACCAAAAATGTGGTTACAATTGGCGTGGGGGCCACTGTTGAAGAAGCGGCCCTGGTAATGTATAACAACCGTATTGGCGGGTTGCCGGTGGTGGATGACAGCGGCCAGGTTGCGGGACTGATTACGGAAACCGACATTTTTAAATGTTTTGTTGATATTATGGGCTTGCCAGGCGGTAAAACCAGGCTGACGATTGATGTCACCGACAAAGTGGGTGTTATCAGCGATATTGCCGCCGTGTTTACCGTACTGGATGTCAATATTGGCAGTATGGCAACCTATACGCTGCCGGATGGGCGGTATGAACTGGTAATCAGAACCGATGCCGCTGATTTGGACGAACTGCTTAAGCGTTTAGCGGCTAAAGGCTATCCGGTTAGTCATGTGGTTAAAATCGGATCATAG